A region of Cucumis melo cultivar AY chromosome 2, USDA_Cmelo_AY_1.0, whole genome shotgun sequence DNA encodes the following proteins:
- the LOC103494039 gene encoding DNAJ protein JJJ1 homolog, translating into MASAKRCHYEVLGLHIDCTADEIRSAYRKLALQRHPDKLVQSGLSQADATAQFQELQHAYEVLSDPKERAWYDSHRSQILFSDAGSVNSSSAVPNLFPFFSNTVYSGYSDSGRGFYKIYSDLFDKIYGNEINFAKKLGLRLDMVREAPVMGNLDSPYTQVTAFYNYWLGFCTVMDFCWADQYDVMAGPNRKSRRLMEEDNKKLRKKAKREYNETVRGLAEFVKKRDKRVIDMAMKRNMEMEKKKEEERERKKRLEREKMEKLRTYEEPDWAKVEEVEEDEEDVFEEENRRGKELYCVLCGKKFKSEKQWKNHEQSKKHKEKVAEFKESLDDEDESEEFVDQGEGEEETTLQDDEVDKLGEEFKESFDIEEEETESGGGLSGSEYNDVHEVDRSDMVGEALGSNDDEERDILEAMATGLRNRKNAASVNQPEASPVKTHFENENDEPNPAEFENGKRGKKSRRAKKKGKGNDEAMNETDSRNYKTNGDDSSHQQDSTSNSLHNDETSDKGASELAKEQRASSKSADRKAVTQNDMKINSRHSSKGKKSKATSKDSGNSCETCGEEFDSRNKLHKHLGATGHASLKYR; encoded by the exons ATGGCGTCCGCTAAGCGATGCCACTACGAGGTCCTCGGCCTCCACATCGACTGTACCGCCGATGAAATTCGATCGGCGTACCGGAAGCTAGCTCTTCAGCGCCACCCCGATAAGCTTGTCCAGTCCGGTTTGTCACAAGCTGATGCCACCGCTCAGTTTCAAGAGCTCCAGCACGCTTACGAGGTTCTTTCCGATCCTAAAGAACGCGCCTGGTACGATTCTCATCGTTCCCAAATCCTCTTTTCTGATGCCGGGTCGGTTAATTCCAGCTCTGCTGTTCCCAATCTCTTTCCGTTCTTCTCTAATACTGTTTATTCTGGCTATTCCGATTCTGGGCGAGGGTTCTATAAAATCTATTCTGACCTTTTTGATAAAATTTATGGGAATGAGATTAATTTCGCTAAGAAATTAGGATTGCGTTTGGATATGGTTCGTGAAGCTCCGGTTATGGGGAATTTGGATAGTCCGTATACGCAGGTGACTGCGTTCTATAATTACTGGCTTGGGTTTTGTACGGTTATGGATTTTTGCTGGGCTGATCAGTACGATGTCATGGCCGGTCCCAACCGGAAATCGAGGAGGTTAATGGAGGAGGATAACAAGAAGCTGAGGAAGAAGGCAAAGAGGGAGTACAATGAGACAGTGAGAGGTTTGGCTGAGTTTGTGAAGAAGAGAGATAAAAGGGTGATTGATATGGCGATGAAAAGGAACATGgaaatggagaagaagaaggaagaggagagggaaaggaaaaaaaggttAGAGAGGGAGAAGATGGAGAAGCTTAGGACATATGAGGAACCAGATTGGGCAAAGGTTGAAGAAGTTGAGGAGGATGAAGAAGATGTGTTTGAGGAAGAAAATAGGAGAGGGAAAGAGCTGTACTGTGTTTTGTGTGGGAAGAAGTTCAAAAGTGAAAAGCAATGGAAGAATCACGAACAGTCGAAGAAGCACAAGGAGAAGGTTGCAGAGTTCAAAGAATCACTAGATGATGAGGATGAATCTGAAGAATTTGTTGATCAAGGGGAAGGTGAAGAAGAAACTACACTGCAGGATGATGAGGTTGATAAACTAGGGGAGGAGTTCAAGGAAAGTTTTGATATTGAGGAAGAAGAAACCGAAAGTGGGGGAGGACTTAGTGGGAGTGAATACAATGATGTTCATGAAGTTGATAGATCAGATATGGTTGGTGAGGCACTTGGATCAAATGATGACGAAGAAAGAGATATTCTTGAAGCAATGGCAACTGGACTTCGAAATAGGAAAAATGCAGCTTCAGTGAATCAGCCTGAAGCTTCCCCAGTCAAAACTCATTTTGAAAATGAGAACGATGAGCCTAATCCAGCTGAGTTCGAAAATGGTAAGAGGGGAAAAAAGAGTCGTCGAGCCAAAAAGAAGGGCAAGGGAAACGATGAAGCTATGAATGAAACAGATTCTCGAAATTATAAAACTAACGGAGATGATTCATCACATCAGCAGGATTCCACTTCCAATTCGTTGCATAATGACGAAACTAGTGATAAGGGGGCCAGTGAGTTGGCTAAAGAACAAAGGGCTTCAAGTAAATCTGCTGATCGGAAAGCAGTCACGCAGAATGACATGAAGATCAACTCTAGACACTCATCTAAAGGAAAGAAATCCAAG GCAACGTCGAAAGATTCTGGCAATTCATGTGAAACATGTGGAGAGGAATTTGACTCAAG GAATAAACTGCATAAGCATTTGGGAGCCACAGGACATGCTTCTTTAAAATATCGATGA
- the LOC103494038 gene encoding histone deacetylase 5, producing MDVDDSETTKFNGINGDSRRLGVLYDERMCKHHTPDGDYHPENPYRIRAIWNKLHAAGILQRCVVLKGKEAEDKHILAVHSKNHVKLIKKISSKEFDSQRDKIAAKLNSIYFNEGSSEAAYLAAGSVIDVAEKVAEGDLDSGIAIVRPPGHHAEHDEAMGFCLFNNIAVAASFILNERPDLGIKKILIVDWDVHHGNATQKMFWEDPRVLFFSVHRHEFGSFYPATHDGFYTQVGEGPGAGYNINVPWENGRCGDADYLAVWDHILLPVAEEYNPDMIMVSAGFDAAVGDPLGGCCVTPYGYSIMLKKLMNLAQGKIVLALEGGYNLDSIANSMLACAELLLDGRTVNKSSETYPFESTWQVIQAVRQELSPFWPILSDEIPDNLISKKVPLPEVLLSSSDSDDEANGRLKTLEEVLQGITFSQLEVKEDSQGQAVNVTQPWRSELSKTDIWYAAFGSNLWCPRLLCYIRGGQVEGMKRQCTGSMDTTPPKEILWKSFPHRLFFGREYSSTWGQGGVAFLNPESNSEEKSYLCLYRITLEQFNDLLYQENNASGTLSDNPLLDIANLNKVTSSPSNSIEVPTGKGWYHNLLYLGKECNIPILTMTCSHSDMEGFKSGKIPICSPAKEYVNTLVRGLAEGPLSKEEASEYIQKASTKPL from the exons ATGGACGTTGATGACTCCGAAACTACGAAATTCAACGGAATCAATGGCGATTCACGGAGGTTAGGAGTTCTGTACGACGAGAGGATGTGCAAACATCACACACCCGACGGAGATTACCATCCTGAGAATCCTTATCGAATTAGGGCCATTTGGAACAAGCTACACGCCGCTGGCATTCTTCAGAG GTGTGTGGTCTTGAAAGGGAAAGAAGCAGAAGATAAGCATATTTTGGCAGTTCACTCCAAAAATCATGTTAAGTTGATTAAGAAAATAAGCTCCAAAGAGTTTGATTCACAAAGAGATAAGATCGCCGCAAAACTTAACTCCATATACTTCAATGAAGGGTCATCCGAAGCTGCTTATCTGGCTGCTGGCTCTGTCATAGAT GTTGCTGAAAAAGTAGCTGAAGGAGACTTAGATTCTGGCATTGCGATTGTGAGGCCGCCGGGTCATCATGCTGAACATGATGAAGCTATGGGGTTTTGTTTGTTCAACAATATAGCTGTGGCAGCAAGCTTTATTTTGAATGAAAGA CCAGATTTGGGTattaagaaaattttaattGTGGATTGGGATGTTCATCATGGCAATGCAACGCAAAAGATGTTCTGGGAGGATCCCCGTGTTTTGTTCTTCTCTGTTCACCG GCATGAATTTGGAAGTTTCTATCCAGCCACACATGATGGTTTTTATACCCAGGTTGGAGAAGGACCTGGAGCAGGTTATAATATAAACGTCCCTTGGGAGAATGGGCGATGTGGGGACGCTGACTACCTAGCAGTTTGGGACCATATCTTGCTTCCTGTTGCTGAGGAATACAACCCTGATATGATCATGGTCTCTGCTGGATTTGATGCAG CTGTTGGGGATCCTCTGGGTGGTTGCTGTGTCACACCATATGGATACTCGATTATGTTGAAAAAG TTGATGAATCTTGCACAAGGAAAGATTGTATTGGCCCTGGAAGGAGGATATAATCTCGACTCTATAGCAAATTCAATGCTTGCCTGTGCGGAGTTGCTGCTTGATGGAAGAACTGTGAATAAGTCTTCAGAGACTTATCCATTTGAGTCAACATGGCAAGTGATCCAAGCA GTTCGCCAAGAACTGAGTCCTTTTTGGCCAATTCTTTCAGATGAAATACCAGACAATTTGATCAGTAAAAAGGTGCCACTCCCG GAGGTATTGCTTTCAAGCTCTGATTCAGATGATGAAGCTAATGGTAGATTAAAAACCCTCGAGGAAGTTCTTCAGGGTATCACATTTTCACAATTGGAAGTTAAGGAAGACAGTCAGG GTCAAGCAGTTAATGTTACTCAGCCTTGGAGATCGGAGCTATCGAAAACCGATATCTGGTATGCTGCATTTGGATCAAATTTGTGGTGCCCAAGATTACTTTGTTATATAAGAGGAGGACAG GTTGAGGGTATGAAGAGACAATGTACAGGTTCAATGGATACGACTCCACCAAAGGAGATTCTGTGGAAATCGTTTCCTCATCGTCTATTTTTCGGTCGTGAGTATAGCAGTACATGGGGCCAAGGGGGAGTTGCTTTTCTTAATCCTGAAAGCAACAGCGAGGAGAAATCTTACTTGTGCTTGTATAGAATTAC GCTTGAGCAATTTAACGACCTTTTGTATCAAGAAAATAATGCTAGCGGTACCCTTTCTGATAACCCTTTATTGGATATAGCTAATTTGAACAAAGTCACAAGCAGCCCTTCCAACTCTATTGAGGTTCCAACTGGG AAAGGCTGGTACCACAACCTCCTATATTTGGGGAAAGAATGCAATATTCCAATACTAACTATGAC ATGTTCACATTCGGATATGGAAGGCTTCAAATCTGGAAAAATTCCAATCTGTTCGCCAGCAAAAGAGTACGTTAATACCCTTGTTAGAGGCCTTGCAGAAGGGCCACTTTCAAAGGAGGAAGCATCGGAATATATTCAGAAGGCTTCAACTAAGCCACTGTAA
- the LOC103494037 gene encoding PLASMODESMATA CALLOSE-BINDING PROTEIN 3: MSWVMPALAIGLLILAMTGHSSATWCVCKDGLADTVLQKTLDFACGAGADCAPIHQNGGCYLPNTVKAHCSFATNSYFQRKGQAPGSCDFSGTATVTGSDPSISGCVYPSSASPVNSGTIPVSGTPTTTNPGTGLTPTTNTPFGSTTPTGVLGGNGFGSGNNNGLGPSGVGGMNTDYSGSRSRLQLTLIANVVGILFTLLLCGHMV, translated from the exons ATGTCCTGGGTTATGCCTGCTTTAGCTATTGGGCTTCTTATTCTAGCCATGACTGGCCATTCAA GTGCAACGTGGTGTGTTTGTAAGGATGGATTGGCTGATACAGTTCTCCAAAAGACACTGGACTTTGCTTGTGGAGCTGGGGCTGACTGTGCCCCTATTCATCAAAATGGGGGCTGTTACCTTCCCAACACTGTTAAGGCTCATTGTTCCTTTGCTACTAATAGCTACTTTCAGAGGAAGGGTCAAGCTCCAGGTTCCTGTGATTTTTCTGGCACGGCAACGGTCACCGGTTCTGACCCGA GCATTTCAGGTTGTGTTTATCCTTCTAGTGCCAG CCCTGTAAACAGTGGCACTATTCCAGTATCTGGGACTCCAACCACCACCAACCCGGGCACTGGATTAACTCCCACAACCAACACCCCATTTGGTTCTACAACACCCACCGGCGTCCTAGGTGGAAACGGATTTGGTAGTGGCAACAACAACGGTCTAGGACCATCAGGGGTTGGCGGGATGAACACGGACTACAGCGGTAGCAGATCAAGACTCCAACTCACTCTAATTGCCAATGTAGTTGGTATCTTATTCACTCTCTTGTTATGTGGGCATATGGTTTGA
- the LOC103494036 gene encoding flavonoid 3'-monooxygenase, translating into MEEITLIVAAIITLASAFLLHRTFFLRRRFRLPPGPKPWPIVGNMPQIGGAPLHSLLAAMAGKYGPLMYLRLGSVDMVVAASAAVAEQVLKIHDTNFLSRPPNAGAKYIAYNYQDMVFAPYGPRWRLLRKISAVHLFSSKALDDHRRIRQDEISVLVQALARSGEAPANLGSLLTVCIANSLGRTMIGRRVFGDGSGSDDLESNQFKAMVEQVMVLAGKFNPGDFFPWLERLDLMGVGSEMKKVHKWFDDFLTKIVEEHRNLLARGGGGSGGGGHQDLLSTLLSMKDEGVDENEKLNDTEIKALLLNMFTAGTDTSASTVEWALTELIRHPEMMAQAQQELDSVVGRDRAVSDLDLPQLVYLQAVVKETFRLHPPTPLSLPRMASDSCEVNGYHIPKGSTLLVDVWAIGRDPKEWVDPLEFGPNRFLPDGEKPHVDVKGNDFEAIPFGAGRRICVGLSLGLRMVQMLTATIVHSFDWALPNGLTPDKLNMDEHYGLTLRRAQPLVVHPRPRLLLGVYQKLP; encoded by the exons ATGGAGGAAATAACCCTCATCGTCGCCGCCATTATAACATTGGCCTCCGCCTTCCTCCTCCACCGCACTTTCTTCCTCCGCCGTAGATTCCGCCTCCCCCCTGGTCCGAAACCATGGCCGATAGTAGGAAACATGCCGCAGATCGGCGGAGCGCCTCTCCACTCTCTCCTTGCCGCCATGGCCGGAAAGTACGGACCACTGATGTACCTCCGCTTAGGCTCAGTGGACATGGTCGTGGCGGCATCCGCGGCTGTGGCAGAGCAAGTCTTGAAGATTCACGACACTAATTTTCTTAGCCGGCCGCCAAACGCCGGTGCAAAATATATTGCTTATAATTATCAGGATATGGTTTTCGCACCGTACGGTCCACGGTGGCGATTGCTCCGGAAGATCAGCGCCGTCCATCTCTTCTCATCAAAAGCTCTAGATGATCATCGCCGTATACGGCAG GATGAGATATCGGTGCTAGTACAAGCCCTTGCAAGGTCCGGCGAAGCTCCGGCGAACTTGGGGAGCTTGCTCACCGTGTGCATTGCGAACTCCCTTGGACGGACAATGATCGGGCGGCGTGTTTTCGGTGATGGCAGCGGTAGCGACGATTTAGAGTCAAATCAATTTAAGGCAATGGTGGAGCAAGTGATGGTGCTGGCCGGAAAGTTCAACCCCGGCGACTTTTTCCCATGGCTTGAGAGGCTCGATTTGATGGGTGTGGGCAGTGAGATGAAGAAGGTCCATAAATGGTTCGATGATTTTTTGACTAAGATCGTGGAGGAGCATCGGAATTTGTTGGCCAGAGGTGGCGGTGGTAGTGGCGGCGGCGGCCACCAAGACTTGTTGAGTACTCTTCTGTCGATGAAGGATGAAGGTGTAGATGAGAACGAGAAGCTAAATGATACTGAGATCAAGGCTTTGTTGTTG AACATGTTCACAGCTGGAACCGACACGTCAGCAAGCACAGTTGAATGGGCCTTGACAGAGCTCATAAGACATCCCGAAATGATGGCCCAGGCCCAACAAGAACTGGACTCTGTAGTCGGTCGTGATCGGGCAGTTTCCGATCTGGACTTACCTCAACTAGTCTATCTCCAGGCCGTGGTGAAGGAAACTTTCCGGCTCCACCCACCGACGCCGCTCTCCCTCCCTCGCATGGCGTCCGACAGCTGCGAGGTCAACGGATATCACATCCCCAAAGGCTCCACTCTCTTAGTCGACGTATGGGCCATCGGTCGTGACCCAAAAGAATGGGTCGACCCACTCGAGTTCGGGCCCAATCGGTTCCTCCCCGATGGCGAGAAGCCCCACGTGGACGTAAAGGGAAATGATTTTGAGGCGATTCCGTTTGGGGCTGGGCGGAGAATATGTGTGGGTTTGAGTTTGGGCTTGAGGATGGTCCAGATGTTAACAGCTACGATAGTCCATTCATTTGATTGGGCCTTGCCTAATGGGCTTACACCTGATAAATTGAACATGGATGAGCATTATGGGCTTACTCTTCGTCGGGCCCAACCTTTGGTTGTGCATCCACGGCCCAGGTTATTGCTTGGGGTTTATCAAAAATTGCCTTAA
- the LOC103494035 gene encoding chaperone protein ClpB1 codes for MAKSALETYGHDLVEKAEKQTLDPIFGRHQEIRRLLTILCRKTKCNPILIGEPGVGKTAIVEALAQKIAAGNVPAKLSGARIVELDMGAIIAGTIWRGQLEERLKDIMTEVKGSEGKVIVFIDEIHMFVQNGGTAAEILKPALGRGNFRCIGATTLKEYKRYIEKDGALARRFKQVYVNEPSVEDSISILRVLKERYEKHHLLKIKDSALIAAAKLSHRYITGRQLPDKAIDLVDEASACMRVQLDTQPEEIDELQNEKSKLEVEVNALEKEKDKASQARLPQAKKELNDLNNQLQPLLTKHQKQKSEMEKLTKLKQKKQEILIEIEAAQKRLDLIRAADIRREKLEEVELKIGDVERRIKKHDFIVKDTVGPEEIADEVSRWTGVPVSRLTGEEKEWVMGLAGRLKRRVVGQNEAVDSVAEAVIRFRAGLARPNQPNGSFLFLGPSGVGKTELAKGLAHELFNDEKRMVRIDMSEYMEKHSVSRLIGSPPGYVGYHEGGQLTEPVKSRPYCVVLLDEVEKAHVDVLNILLQVLDDGRLTDGQGSTVDFRNTVIIVTSNLGAGHLLSGKYCSMQVARDRVIQKVKEHFKPEFVNRLDEILIFRPLSKDQQRRIAKSMMKDVARRLSEKGIAMAVTKSALDFVLDQSFDPVYGARPIRRWLEKKVVTDLSKMLIKEEIGEEYTVYVDANYNGKDLKYNVEKNNGLINGISVKRYEILIQIPTMEKNKDDQSEEDEGGNEEENVETTSDSE; via the exons ATGGCCAAATCCGCTCTTGAGACTTACGGCCACGATCTCGTGGAAAAAGCAGAGAAACAAACTCTTGATCCAATCTTCGGCCGCCACCAAGAAATCCGCCGTCTCCTAACCATCCTCTGCCGCAAAACCAAATGCAACCCCATTCTAATCGGCGAACCCGGCGTCGGAAAAACAGCTATCGTCGAAGCACTCGCACAGAAAATCGCCGCAGGAAATGTGCCGGCCAAGCTCTCCGGCGCAAGAATCGTAGAACTGGACATGGGAGCCATAATCGCCGGAACAATTTGGAGAGGGCAATTGGAAGAGAGATTGAAGGATATTATGACGGAAGTGAAAGGATCGGAAGGAAAAGTGATAGTGTTTATAGACGAAATTCATATGTTTGTCCAAAATGGGGGAACCGCAGCGGAGATTCTGAAACCGGCGCTGGgaagagggaatttccggtgcaTCGGAGCGACGACGTTGAAGGAGTACAAAAGGTATATTGAGAAAGACGGAGCATTGGCGAGGAGATTTAAACAAGTTTATGTGAATGAACCAAGTGTTGAAGATTCGATTAGCATTCTCAGAGTGTTGAAGGAGAGATATGAAAAGCATCACCTTCTTAAAATTAAAGATTCCGCTCTTATTGCTGCTGCTAAATTGTCACATCGCTACATCACAG GGCGACAACTTCCGGACAAAGCAATCGATTTAGTCGATGAAGCAAGCGCATGCATGAGAGTTCAACTCGATACCCAACCTGAAGAAATAGACGAACTTCAAAATGAAAAGTCAAAGCTTGAAGTTGAAGTGAATGCACTTGAGAAAGAGAAAGACAAAGCAAGCCAAGCCCGACTTCCAcaa GCAAAAAAGGAGCTGAATGACTTGAACAACCAGCTGCAGCCATTGTTAACAAAACATCAAAAACAGAAGTCTGAAATGGAAAAACTCACTAAATTGAagcaaaagaaacaagaaatattAATCGAGATAGAAGCCGCCCAAAAACGCCTAGATTTAATCCGAGCCGCCGATATCCGACGCGAGAAATTGGAGGAAGTAGAATTAAAAATCGGTGATGTTGAAAGAAGGATAAAAAAACACGACTTTATAGTGAAGGACACGGTCGGACCGGAGGAAATAGCGGACGAGGTAAGCCGGTGGACTGGAGTGCCGGTTTCGAGGCTAACCGGGGAAGAGAAAGAGTGGGTTATGGGTTTGGCGGGGCGGTTGAAGAGAAGAGTGGTGGGACAAAATGAAGCGGTTGATTCGGTTGCTGAAGCAGTGATCAGGTTCAGAGCTGGGCTCGCTAGGCCGAACCAACCTAATGGttcgtttttgtttttgggTCCGTCTGGGGTTGGGAAAACGGAGCTTGCTAAGGGTTTGGCTCACGAGCTTTTTAACGATGAGAAACGTATGGTGCGGATTGACATGTCGGAATACATGGAGAAGCACTCCGTTTCAAGGCTTATTGGTTCTCCACCTGG GTATGTTGGATACCATGAAGGTGGACAACTAACTGAGCCAGTGAAGAGTCGTCCGTACTGTGTAGTTCTATTGGATGAAGTAGAAAAGGCTCATGTGGATGTTTTGAATATTTTGCTTCAAGTTTTGGATGACGGTCGGTTGACGGACGGGCAAGGTTCAACCGTGGACTTCAGAAACACGGTGATTATCGTGACTTCTAATCTCGGAGCCGGTCATCTTCTATCTGGAAAGTACTGCTCCATGCAAGTTGCTCGTGATAGGGTTATCCAAAAG GTGAAAGAACATTTCAAGCCGGAGTTTGTGAACCGGCTGGACGAGATTCTGATTTTCCGACCACTTTCTAAAGATCAACAAAGGAGAATCGCTAAATCAATGATGAAAGACGTTGCTCGCCGTCTTTCCGAAAAAGGCATTGCCATGGCTGTGACTAAATCCGCTCTTGACTTCGTTCTTGATCAAAGCTTCGATCCG GTTTACGGCGCTAGGCCAATCAGGCGTTGGTTGGAGAAGAAAGTTGTGACAGATTTGTCGAAGATGCTTATAAAAGAAGAGATCGGTGAGGAATACACAGTGTATGTCGACGCCAACTACAATGGAAAAGATTTGAAGTATAATGTGGAGAAAAATAATGGTCTCATTAATGGAATCAGCGTCAAAAGATATGAAATCTTGATTCAAATTCCAACTATGGAGAAAAATAAAGACGATCAAAGTGAAGAAGACGAAGGAGGAAATGAAGAGGAGAATGTGGAAACCACGAGTGACAGTGAATAA
- the LOC103494034 gene encoding protein Asterix, which produces MSTQANDPRQPSAVKPFVAPAVNPQDLPVDYSGFIAVVFGIAGVMFRYKLSSWLAIIFCAQSLANMRNVENDLKQISMAMMFAIMGLVTNYLSPARPGTKS; this is translated from the exons ATGTCGACACAAGCGAATGATCCACGGCAGCCGTCGGCGGTGAAGCCTTTTGTTGCTCCGGCAGTGAATCCGCAAGATCTCCCCGTCGATTATTCCGGTTTCATAGCCGTCGTTTTCGGCATCGCCGGTGTTATGTTCAGG TACAAGCTTAGTTCGTGGCTGGCAATCATATTTTGTGCCCAATCGCTTGCGAATATGAGGAATGTTGAGAACGATCTCAAGCAGATTTCCATGGCCATGAT GTTTGCTATTATGGGATTAGTGACAAATTATTTGAGTCCTGCGCGACCGGGAACCAAAAGTTAG